In the Aneurinibacillus soli genome, one interval contains:
- a CDS encoding response regulator transcription factor has translation MKIRVLIADDHTIVRSGLTMLINAQENMEVIGEAADGAEAVQKALQLKPDVVLMDLNMPPGQNGLIATGRLKEAAPEIEILILTMHDDSEYLFRVLKAGASGYILKNADDMDLLQAITTVYGGQAYLYPKATKSLIEDFLNRVSLGENIDQYQQLTTREQEVLTWIAKGYSNKEIGELLHLSVKTVEVHKAKIMDKLQLKTRPELVRYAFTKGLLDF, from the coding sequence ATGAAAATTCGGGTGTTAATTGCGGATGACCATACGATTGTACGTTCAGGATTAACAATGTTGATCAATGCGCAGGAAAACATGGAAGTGATTGGAGAGGCGGCTGACGGGGCAGAAGCGGTTCAGAAGGCACTTCAGCTTAAGCCTGATGTGGTGCTGATGGATTTAAATATGCCGCCCGGACAAAATGGACTCATCGCAACCGGGCGCCTGAAAGAGGCAGCGCCTGAGATTGAGATTTTGATTCTGACGATGCATGATGATAGCGAATATTTGTTCCGGGTGCTGAAAGCCGGGGCATCTGGCTACATTTTGAAAAATGCAGATGATATGGACTTGCTTCAGGCGATAACAACGGTATACGGTGGACAGGCATATTTGTATCCGAAGGCAACCAAGTCGCTCATTGAGGATTTTTTGAATCGGGTTTCGCTCGGAGAAAACATCGATCAGTATCAGCAGCTGACCACACGGGAGCAGGAAGTACTGACCTGGATTGCCAAAGGATATTCGAATAAAGAGATCGGGGAGTTGCTTCATCTATCGGTCAAAACAGTTGAGGTACATAAAGCCAAAATCATGGATAAGCTCCAGTTGAAAACACGGCCTGAACTTGTACGTTATGCGTTTACAAAAGGTTTGCTTGATTTTTGA